The Ptychodera flava strain L36383 chromosome 14, AS_Pfla_20210202, whole genome shotgun sequence genome segment TAGTTTGGATTCTGTAATTTTCTCCAAAGACGTTTCAATACACGTGTAATAGGATTTACTCATGACTCGAATGGAACACCTTTCAACTGCGGCGGTACTTTGCAGACTACACTTAGCTCCAGACTGAGCGATAATTAATACACTATTGACTGTCTACACATCACCAAATACCTACACACAGTTTCCCTCTGTACAGGGCATACTGCTTTGTTACCTTTAACCCAGGAGTGGCTATAGGTGTCATCGCAGCGACTTACCGTCTGAGCAGCAGAGTCCGAGCGAACTCCTTCACCGTACCACACTTGGCAATCTCTGGTCACCCTTCCGAAACGGCCCTGTTTATACTGACCCGATCCAGGACTGTTTCTGAGAGTATATCCAAACATGATATTAGGTTAACATGAAAAGCTTGTAAACGTTTGTCAGTCATGCGATATAGATGGCGTAAGGTCCCTTTATCATGTTTATTTACACGCGTTTAGAGCCTAGTTGTGTGtacatatatcaaatatttgtcGACGGGACGTCTGGCGTAACAAATACTGTCCCCTGCTCACGCCAATCACCTTAAAACTATCTAACATTCAGGATCTGCGAAACTTTTTGAAAGGCATAAAATTCAACAAATCAGGAGACATACGAGGGAGACGAAGTGTTTGTTTATTATACCATACCGAGTCATTGGTCGATCGAAATTGTTCGACTCATTGAGTTTCCTCCAGTGTATTAGTAAGTAATTTCGTTCTGTTATCATGTTACTCACAGCTTTTCGAATCGACAGGGGTTAACTTGTCATTCGACAAAACACTTCGCACTTTTCACGAAAAAAAATATACGATTTAAGGGTTTGTCGATACCGCGCAGGGTCTCTGAAATAACTGAAAAGACTTGTCAGATTTCGATTTCTGTGTGAAATCAACGTACTTAtattttttcacacattttttcaaaccaCTCAACCGTACCGAATAGGCATTTCgatcagaaattttatttcttgccATGTTTGCATAATCGATCGTGAAGTATAATATTTTCCGTATCCGTCGAAGCCGCTCGTTTTACAGAACAGCCCCATGTAGAGTAAAACTAGTTATTTTTGTACAGAAATCGGATAAGTTCATCCGTATTCTTTGTCACTGAACAAGCCAAATGTAATGGGAAGTACATTTACCCGGTATGATGCCGATATATTCAAAAGTTTCAGGGAAAAAAATGCTTAAATCTCTCAAGATCTCAACGTGTGCCCTGAAAGCCCGAAACACACGTCATAGCAAAGCCCCTGCTGGTTGACCTCGCTGCCGAGTACGTATCGTTGGCTTTGTGTACTCGGGGATCTATTCGAAATCCATCTACTTTCCGCTCAATTTTCCAGCCAGGTAATCGAGCCAAACTCATTTAGATGCAAATAAAACTCCGTTTTGATTCGATTTCCAAGAGATAAGCACACGCAAATATCGTAATATGATCTAATGCATGATATTTATAGACTAGAATAGAACGCCATGAATAAGTTAGCGGGGAGGCGCTTCATTTCGGCCTCCGTGGATTATCCTTCTAAAAGGTTTCCGATCGAGGTTGAGCGAGCCAATGGATCCTTCGACGTTGTCACCAGACAGCATTCCGCGGTAGTGGCGTGGCATTTCCGCGCAACCTGAATATGTGTACTTTCGTccatgaaattttaaacatacccGCTTTACCGGGGACACTTCACTGAATTAATGCCCTTCTTTTGATGTTGGATCAAATGAGCCCCTATCCACGGGACTACTTTTCTCCCACCGACGTACTCCACCTTTATCGAACTCAATTTGTGACGGATTAAACTTACCTCTTTTCCGCGTGGGGGTACTTCCAAGACATACACTTTCTTTTATCCGAAAATTGGAATTCGATGCCCTTCTTTACGAGAAAGGTAGGATATTAACTTACACCAAACGGCGAAGTTATTTACTCTCAATGCAGAATCTGGACGCCTGTGTTATTATAAGCGTCGTAAATAACTATTTTGTGCACACTTCTCGACACCTGCCAGTGTGTGAGTCGTCCTCTAGAATCTACCTAACCTCCGCGACGTTTTCATTGAGCTCTGGTATCTTCTAAAAGAAAACGATGAATTTTATTTTCGGTAAGAGCTTTAATTACTGGCGCACTCACCTAGCCACCAGATGTTTATTTCTcaaattgtattgaaaatttatGAGTCAGAGCACTGGGTGAAACCGATTATAACCATACGCTGAATGACACCTATATACAGTCCATACACAAACTTGCTCTGATATTTGTTCACATTGTTTGTTTGACATCATCGCTCGTTGAAGTTATTGATATAATGTCTGCATATGCCTTAACAAGAACTAAATTAGCTTTGTCATATATACTAGTATTTCAGCCGCTGGCGTCCGCCATTCTCTTTTGCTATCATAACTTCCTTGGACCTctacacctctctctctctctctctctctctctctctctctctctctctctctctctctctctctctctctctctctctctctctctctctctctcctgaaAGATGATTATTAGAAAGTTCTggtttttgaacaattttaccATCGATCAGAGACTTACTTGAAATGACGTGCACCGGGTTTTCTTCACCACTATAAATGAATCGAGGTTGCCACAAACGCAGGCTTTCATCGAAAATCATTATTTAGACTTGATTTTGTCTTTGACCAACAGACTCAGTTGTGCCAGTTGTCACAAATTCGAAAGGCAAAGACacattcaacaataacaatatcgGTCAGTCAACCATCAAGTTGAACAGCGGATGTACAAAAAAAGGAACAATAGAGTTGTCGTCACAAATTCTTGTTTGCGTATAGCTCAAAGTTTCTTGTTCAACAAACAATTTTAACGAAGGTGCAATATCTTTCAATTATCGAGCAAACCACGCTACCACGCCCCGAATTCTTTAAAACGACTGGGTCAAAGTTGACTAcggaatatttttattatttccgttttgtaatttattttaccaattttttctTCAACAGATTCGTTAATCGATTTGTCAAATGGATTTGAACTTCGAAGTCCAGGGACTGTAGATACGTATTTGGTACCACACACTCGGGGGATTTGAATTAAGCATTAACATTGTGTATTCTGTCTGCTGGTTTCTCTCTATCATTAACAAGGTATGGAGTGGCATTTGGTTATACGTGAATGGCATCGGCAACGAATTCAACCCAAGCGACTGAATTTGTCTCAAATAGGCTGTAAATATTTTCACGGTGTTGTCGGAATGCAAGAAACGCTTCAAGTATGCTGTAGATATGTTTCTGTTTTCCTAACAGTGTGATTAAATGCGACTCTCAATGACTACTTGTCGGTGCAGGCGTTAGACTGATTTCCTGTGAAATTGCATGCTCTAAGCATACTTCATAAACTGGGTGCGTTgccaatcccccccccccccaaaaaaaaaattcgttGATCAAAATCACCCATTTGAAAGCCGATTACAAAAACCTTGTGTTTTCTCATGCGTCGCTCCACGGCCCGAGATTTTGTTGGCCCCTCAGGGTCTTGCAATTTTGAGCACAAACCTGGCTAACTGTTGGAGCGTATGACGCTATTAAACTTTCAGCGCTTATGAATAAAAGATTGTCATTGATATAGGCGCCATGcaaatatcttttttattgGTGTCTTGATACAACACAAAAGTGAAATAATGTACTGCGGGGACCGACCGACGTCTAATAACGCACGGATATCCCTTGGACAATCAAGAAATTTAATACCCAAATCAAATCTTTGATATAACAAGATTTGCCGATATACACTACACTTATTGAAGAAATTCCACGGTGAACAAACAGACGAGCCTCATCGCCGAAGAACCTATGCGGTGATAACTATCCCAACAGTCAGTCACACTGACTTCAAGCTGTTATACGAGGGATGTGATAGCGGAGTCGATATACAATCAAATGACAAAGGAAGCATAGCTCGACGCTGCATCACCCATATTTATAACAATCAaacctatttgtaacactaacccaatttgtaacaaaagttaacccaatttgtaacaaaacctaattttcaaaaaaaacttggcagtatttgttgaaatcttgatgaaatatttgtatgtttgggggcaatttccTTTTTATTTTCCTTGACGAAACTCACTTTTTTTGAAACTGCagttgttacaaatagggttgaacGTTACAAAGAGGGGTGATACAGACGCGACAGTGGAACTGCACCTATTATAAAAGTCCAAAGCACATCCATTATGCCATTCTGAGTAGAATGCGGCACACCCTGTTATGAAGTCCGGTGAGCAGGCACTACTTCATACGGGCAAGAAGCGTCGATTTACACAAATTGTCAACCCCGACGTCGGACGGCGACTTGATCGACGCAGCGGAAGTACTGTGATTGACAAGAAGTTACGCGTTCacatgaataaatataatcCTAATTTACGACGATACTTTTATGGCAAATATCTTTATTTGGAAACACTGTCACATGATGATATCAATAATATACTAGTACATATTTTGCCCGATGCGCACTTCTAAGAAAGAAAATACGAAACCACCACGTTTTTCTTAAGGAAAACATGCACTATGCTGTGTTTGTTAACTTACCATCGTCACGAGACCATGATATACAGGACACAGTCGTTACCACGCAAAGCAAATCGGCTTGTACATCGTTTCTTTTAATTAAACATTCCACAAATAATCACTAAATCTACACTTTAATCACTGGGCTTTAAACGATACACGACACTTGAAGACTTTGATGTCTACACGTATAGGCAAAGCTCAGTTCCGACCGTTACATCTCTCACCCTCTCATTTTTGCTGCAGTTCAAAGCAGGCAAAATGCGTCCGTCCAACCGGTTTCGCAAAGTTCACTAAGGGTTTATCGCGGCTGAAGTTTTCGTCCGCATGCGAACTAAAGCTCATGTCTGTGTGATAGACAAGCGTTCTTGCTACCAGCAATTTGTGAATCCTGTCAAACTGACctcagaaaaataaatacagAATATATATAAGGTGGAATTCCAAACTTATATGATAACTATAGTAAACCGTAGTCATTGTCAGTCTTAACTCTTATTTACAATAAAAATAGGAAAGTGTCGAGAATTATTGAAGAGTGCACTGCGAAACGGAACCCGCTCAGACAATGGACGTCTTCGTAAAGTGTATACCCTGTGCCGTTGTGAGCCTCCGGTTCTTTCTATAGTCACGGTCTATTCAGGACGTAAGGAGTTATACTAGACTATATCGGAACCAGAATTATCAGTCCATGGGTTCCTTTGATGCCATAGAAAGTTCTTTCAAGTCTACCCTATATCGCAGCGCGAGAAAGGCAACAGTTGCCGAGTCTTTTCACCGTCAGGATTCCCGGTTGATCCGTAGAATCGACTCTCTGCTAACAATTCTGTATCTCATGAGTGAATTTCGCTTCTGAAATAAAAAGTTACTTTCCTTGTGAAGACTCCAGCATTCAAGTAACCCAAGGTAGGATGTATAGTCAGATTAGCAGTTCAATGGTTATCCTATGCGCGCCTCTCACGTTCTCTGGCAAAGCACGAATTAAGTAACGTTTCGCCCCTTTCAATCTACAGTGCCTTATCCGGCGAATAAAACGCGAACACGGCACGGCAGAGACTAATTAAATGTCACAAATGACACCTTTCGCTGTACTGAGACTGTGTTAATCAAGTGCTATCCGGCACTGGCGAAGACGTCGAGTAAAGCGTGGCCCGTATATTTGCCGTATATTGTCTACTAACATCGGAACTGTAACTCAAGCTTTGGAGAACTAACTGAAGCACTGTGTATGCATTTGTGGGAACACAGAAAAACCTTGACCGGTGAATTGACACATTGGTAATACGGCACGCATCCGTCGCGGCGTTTCCAGTTTGGGGTAACGAAAAACCACtacttttaaatttatcaaaaggtGCAAATGCTATGTAAAGCGTCGAGACTTGGAATGTCCCTCCTTGAGTTAAGGTTGTCACCTTTCCACGAGTCTCTAATCATCGGACTTGCACTTGGAAATGTATCCCTCTGGCGTTTCGCGCATTCCAAGGACGAGTGACGGTTTCGATGACACTCGACTTTTTGGAGAAACCGCACAAGGACTGCTCGCGCAGACGCATTGGCCTCGAAACATCCAACAAACACAACCACTGTGGAGTGCCTTACAGTAAGCGTTTGACCAAGGGAACGCCATATGTCAAGATACTCTAATAAAATCATCTTGTACCGCACTGATATCTCGTAGGCCGAGGATGTGAAGTCACAATAAACGAGATGGCGACACATTCTTATGGCTCGGAGATGTAGAGCATTTCTTTACGTATTAAAGTTTGCGACAAACGTCAGTGATTCAGATAAATTCATCTGATTTTAGATTCATCGGGACTAATTGTGATAAGACAGAAAAGTAGCTCTATTTCTTCTGAGTCGCCTTGTCCGTCCAGCAATCTTACTGGCATCGTCATGCCTTTGTATCTGGTCCGCTTCATCTTTTCGACAGTCTCCCGAGTctgtttctgtttctgtttccgGTGGTGCGGTCCTTCGCGGAGACGAAGTTCGTGATATTGAGGGCGCCCTCTCAGTTTCTGGCAGTTTGAAGTCGACAATCTTTCTGGCCGGTGAACTGGTCGTCGTCGACACACTTTCCGTCCCAACAGAACTAGTATCTGAGTCGTCATAAATATTGAAAGCGGCTCTCGTGATAGCTCTTGCTACACGTTTAATAGCACCTTCACACTGCGAAACTGGCGCGAGAGGGCGGCTGTCTTCAGTCGCAGGCAGTTCGGAGGGAGTGGAACCAGTATCGGACGCTGACGACTCTCCGAACAAGGGTTTGGTTTCGCCAGGTATTCGAGACATTTCAGCCATCAAGTATTCATTGCCTTTTCTCTTGTTATGGACGTGTTTAGGGCTTGACTGGGTTATGCTCGAAGACGACACAgaatttctctgattttctgGGTGCATGTATTTCCCGCCTCCGTACCTTTTGTTCGTCTTGTTCGGGGCGCTCGTAACGGCCGTGGTCGCCATCATAGAGTCCCTATTGTACACACTCCTTGATGTCTGCTGCTTTCGAATGCAGCAGCATATAGCCCTCTTGAAAGCCTGGCGATAGTTCTTCGATAGAAAGACGTATATAATTGGGTTGATGCAGGAGTTGGCGTACGACATGCAGTTGGCGGTATAGTAGATGGCCATAAGAGTTGGGTTTCTGTAGTCGTACGTCGCAAAGTGGGTCCGTATCAGAATGACTTGTATTGGCAACCAGCATATGGCGAACACCACGACGACTGCCACCACCATTACGGTGACCTTCCGCTTTCGACGGGCGGACTCCTCGGAGATGTTGGCCGATGGAGCTGCATTGAT includes the following:
- the LOC139150020 gene encoding allatostatin-A receptor-like; translation: MTTSEPVELSFFGNATNDTNATSYEDMPTSEIEAAAITVFYGLITIIGFVGNSMVILVVLKEKKMRNTTNVFVFSLSIADLSFIVICVPVTALNHILGTWIFGRAMCKIMTYFTFVNVYASVYTLTVMSFDRFLAIVYPIRTMKFRRTRYAIVCVTVLWTVILSALSPMLIVTDTIQYGNDIVCTSTLDRKSQKWFIGQFFATSYAFPLTVISLTYFFMLRNLWINAAPSANISEESARRKRKVTVMVVAVVVVFAICWLPIQVILIRTHFATYDYRNPTLMAIYYTANCMSYANSCINPIIYVFLSKNYRQAFKRAICCCIRKQQTSRSVYNRDSMMATTAVTSAPNKTNKRYGGGKYMHPENQRNSVSSSSITQSSPKHVHNKRKGNEYLMAEMSRIPGETKPLFGESSASDTGSTPSELPATEDSRPLAPVSQCEGAIKRVARAITRAAFNIYDDSDTSSVGTESVSTTTSSPARKIVDFKLPETERAPSISRTSSPRRTAPPETETETDSGDCRKDEADQIQRHDDASKIAGRTRRLRRNRATFLSYHN